The bacterium DNA segment GGGACGGACAACAAGAGAATTCCCTGTGCCTGCAATCCGGCAATGCGGATGGACTATCTGGTAGGGACACCAGTCGATGCTCAGTGCATGCAACGTCCACACATCACGCAGACAGTGGCGGTCGCTTGACCAGCAGGCATTTCCCGACCCGCGCCTCGCCGCCCCCCACGAAGCCCATTGCTTTCCCTCGACAGCCCCGTTTCCCGCCGGGCGTCCTGGTAGCGTAAAACGCTCCACCAAACTACCATAAGACAGAATCAGTCTTGTTTTTGGTGTCTGGAGGGAGTCCCATGATCGGACAGCGGATCGGCCGGTACGAGGTGCGCGCCCTGATCGGCAAGGGCGGCATGGGCGACGTGTACCGCGCCCGCGACACGAGCCTCGACCGCGAGGTGGCGCTGAAGGTGTTGCCCCCCGCCCTGCAGCACGATCGCGAGCGCCGCACCCGCATCGAGCGCGAGGCGAAGACCGTCGCCGCGCTGAACCATCCCAACGTCGTGACCCTCCACGCCGTCGAGGAGATCGACGGCGTGTTCTTCCTGGTCATGGAACTGGTGGACGGCCATACGCTCGACGCCGAGATCCCGGAAGACGGCCTGCCGCTCGGCCGGTTCTTCGAACTGGCGCTGCCCCTGACCGGGGCCTTGGCGGCGGCCCACGCCCGGGGCATCACCCACCGCGACATCAAGGCGCAGAACGTGATGATCGACGGCGAGGGCCGCGTCAAGGTGCTGGACTTCGGTCTGGCCCAGTCCCCGGAGCCGCCGGCGGCGCACACCGATCAGACCATGACGATCGACTCCGAGACCAGCCGCGAGGGTGTCGTCGTCGGCACGGCGGCCTACATGTCGCCGGAACAGGCCGAGGGCAAGCCGGTCGATCCCCGTTCGGACGTGTTCTCCCTGGGCGTGCTGCTCTACGAGATGATCACCGGACGGCGGCCCTTCGCGGGCGAGACCCGCCTGTCGACGCTGACGTCCGTGCTGCGCGACCAGCCCCGGCCGCTCGTCGACTTCCGCGCCGACCTGCCCCGGCACCTCGGCCGCATCCTGCGCC contains these protein-coding regions:
- a CDS encoding serine/threonine protein kinase; the protein is MIGQRIGRYEVRALIGKGGMGDVYRARDTSLDREVALKVLPPALQHDRERRTRIEREAKTVAALNHPNVVTLHAVEEIDGVFFLVMELVDGHTLDAEIPEDGLPLGRFFELALPLTGALAAAHARGITHRDIKAQNVMIDGEGRVKVLDFGLAQSPEPPAAHTDQTMTIDSETSREGVVVGTAAYMSPEQAEGKPVDPRSDVFSLGVLLYEMITGRRPFAGETRLSTLTSVLRDQPRPLVDFRADLPRHLGRILRRCLEKDPGLRYETARSVLYDLEILRDEDDTDLLLLAGRLAAD